DNA sequence from the Fibrobacter sp. UBA4297 genome:
ACTTCAAAGGCAAGACGTTCAAGAGACTTTGGATGCAGAGTATGACGCCTGCCGCCATCAAGGACGCCTTTGAACACCTCCGTACCGAAGAAGACATGGTGAACTTGAGGAACGCCGCCCTCTGCCGCAGCGAAGCCGACTGGCTCGTAGGCATGAACGGCAGCCGCGGACTTACCGCCTACAACAGCTCGATGGGCGGCTTCCAGATTACGCCGTGCGGACGCGTGCAGACCCCGACGCTTGCCATTATCGTGAAGCGCGAAGAAGAACGCAACCGCTTTGTGCCGCAAAAGTTCTGGACCATCGAAGCCTCGTTCGACAACTCCGGAGCCGGTTACCAAGGCAAGTGGTTCACCGTCGATAAAGAAAATAACAAGGACCGCGTCAAGCAGATTTTTGACGAAGCTCGCGCTCAAGAAATTCTCGCCAAGTGCAAGGGCAAAACAGGCTCCATCGAAGAGACCACCGCTCCTAGCCAGCAAAAATGCGGCCAGCTCTATGACCTCACCACGCTCCAGCGCGAAGCGAACAACCGCTTTGGATTCAGCGCCAAGACGACGCTTTCCATAGCCCAATCGCTTTACGAACATTACAAGGCAACCACATACCCGCGTACCGATAGCCGTTGCTTGCCCGAAGATTACGTCGCTCCGGTGAAAACCACCCTCGGCAAGATTGAAGGTCCGCTCGCCAAGTTCGCTCAAGAAGCTTTGGACAAGAACTACGTGAAGCGCACGCCGAAGGTCTTTGACAACTCGAAGATTTCGGACCACTTCGCCATCATCCCGACAGGCGTCGTGCCGAAGGGACTCTCCGAAGCCGAAGAAAAAATCTACACGATGATTTGCCAGCGCTTTATCGCGGTGTTCTTCCCGCCAGCGCAGTACTTGAACACGACCCGCATCACGACCGTCGAAAACGAGACCTTCATCACCGAAGGTAAGATTCTCGTGGACCCGGGTTTCAAGGCGATTTACGGCAAGGAATCCGATGAAGAATCGAACATCCCGAAACTAAACGGCAACACCGCCAAAACGCTCGAAATTGACGCTAAAGAAGACTTTACCAAGCCGCCTGCACACTACACCGAAAGCACGCTTTTGTCGATGATGGAAAGTGCAGGTAAACTTGTGGAAGACGACGAACTGCGTGACGCCATGAAGGAACGCGGTCTCGGAACGCCTGCCACACGCGCCGCCATCATTGAAAAGCTCGTGAGCGACAAGTACGTTGTCCGCGACGGCAAGGAAATGATCCCGACCGCAAAGGCTTTTGACCTCATCAAGGTCCTCTCCGCCATGAACTGCGAAGCCCTCACCAGCCCGGAACTCACCGGAGAATGGGAATACAAGATGGACCTCATCTCGAAGGGCAAGGAATCTCGCGAAGCGTTCATGAACGGCATCGTCGAAATGACAAAGACGATGGTAAAAAACATCAAGGGTTTCAAGGAAGAAAGCACGACTGACGAAGCAAGCTTCAGCCCCGTGAACGGCAAGAAAGTTTTCGAAACGGTCAGCCGCTACACCACCGAAGATGGCATCGTCATCCGCAAGATTGTGGGCGGCAAGCACTTGTCCGAAAGTGAAATCGTAGAGCTCTTGACCAAGCGCAAGATTGGCCCATTGACCGGTTTCCGCAGCAAGAAGGGCGCTGAATTTTCAGCAGGCCTCATCATCAATGACCAGAACAAAGTTGAATTTGTCTTTGAAGAAAAGCCCGAAGAAATCGAACTCGGTGAAGTTATCGGCAAGTCTCCGGTAGACGGCTCCGACGTTTACGAAACGCTCACGGGCTACGTCTCCGAAAGCTACGTGAAGAAGGAACCGAGTGGGCTTTCGCTCCCGAAGATTCTCCTCGGCAAGGAAATTCCGCTTGATGACATCAAGAAATTGCTCGCCGGCGAAAAGACTTCGCTTATCAAGGGTTTCCGCAGCAATAAGACTCGCCGCCTGTTCGACGCGTACCTCACGCTCGTGAAGGGCAAGCTCAAGTTCGAATTTCCGCCGCGTGAATTCAAGCCCCGCCGATTCGGAGCGAAGAAAAAGAGTGAAGAGTAATTAGTTAGCAGAACTTAGCCCGCTCCGCTCTTAGAACTTAGTTATTTTCTTTTAGATAAAAGTGAGTGTTCTAAGCTCTAAGTTCTAAGTTCTAAGTTCTAAGCTCTAAGTTTCATACCCATGCCTTTAAGATTTCTACTTACACTAGCTCTTTTCGCGACTTGTTCTCTCTTTGCGCAAGATTATCAAATCGACCGATATATACCGGAATCGAGTTCTTCCGAAGTTTCGATGTGCTTGATGATGTCCTCATCAAGCGCAGCAAACGAGCCTAATCCGTACAACTTGCCCGACGAACTTATGCCTTTGTGGAATTCCATGTCCATGCGCCAAAAGGCAGGCCAAATGATCATGGTGTTCCTCACGACCACGCAATTTGTAATTGAAAACGAAATCGGAGGTCTACTCATCGCCGGGAAGCATCTCCGCGAATCAAAAGAAACCATACGCAAAATCGACGAAATCAATTCGAGCCTAAAAATTCCAGTATTCACCGCCAGCGACCAAGAAGGCGGCATCGTCAACCGTTTGGCATCATTTTCCGACAATTGGCGACACACCCCCAGCGCCCTTGAAATGCGCCGCATGGACACCACGCAAATCCACAAGCTCGCCAAGAAAATCGGGCGCGCGCTCAAAGACCTAAAAATAAACATGAACCTGGCGCCAGTGCTTGACCCATCCAAGGACCACCGCGGCACCAATTCGTTCATGGAAGAAAGCCGCCGCTCGTGGGGTAACGACACATCAAATGCTTACAAAGTAAGAGCATTCGTCAACGGCATGCACGACAACGGCATCATCTGCGTTTCAAAGCACTTTCCCGGTTACGATTCCTGGACCAACAGCGACTTGCAAATAGCTATTAGCGCATCGCCCAAAGAAACCATTCAAAAAAACGTGCTTTTTTTCAAGACACTCGCCCAGGACATTCCCGTCACCATGATGTCCAGCGTGCAATTTATACGAATTTCCAACCGCCCCGCCGTTTTCGACAAGAACATCGTCAAGATGGTCCGACAATACGCCCCCGACATGGTCATGCTTACCGACGACCTTTGGGGCACCTCGTTACGCACCTGGGCCAGTGGCAAAACGCAAATCGCTCCTCGCAAGACCTACCCGGACAAAGACTTCAAGCGCCTCATCACAGCCATCATCGACGCAGGTAATGACATCATGATGATTTCGTACACATCTAAAGCCAAGGACATGATTAACATCATGATGGAGCTTTGCGACAAAAGCTCAAAATACAAGAAGCGCATCGAAGAATCCGCTGCCCGCGTTTTGAAGCTCAAATACAAAGCCGGGATTTTGAAGTTATAGAATTCCGCGAGTCGTGCGCGAACACATTTTGTCAAGCCCTACTTGATAGGGCTTCTCCTTCTAGTTCTATAAAATGGAGATTCCCGCTCGTCCCCGTCATCCCCGTCAAGCGAGGACAGGCGCGAGGACAGGTAGGCGGGAATGACAAATCAAGACTATTGACTAATGACTACTTACTAAAAGCCTGCTTCTTGGCGACGGAGATATTCACGACGTTTTTCATCACGCCTGCCTCGCCGACCTTCTCCAGCGCTGACTGCAAAATGGCAGCCGCCGCAAGCGTATCGTCCAAAGCGCGGTGATGGTTAAAGTCCGGGAGTCCAAGCGATTCCGTAAGCTTGTGCAAACTGTAGCTCGGCTGCCCCGGGAACACACGTCGCGAAAGCTTTACCGTACAAAGTCTTGCCGGGTTGAACTTGATGCAACAGCGTTTCAGCTCCGCCGTCATATACTTGCAGTCAAACTGCACGTTGTGCGCTACAAAAATGCGGTCTTGCAATAAAGCCGCCACATGTTCGGCAATCACGCCAAATTGCGGTTGTCCACATACCATCTCGTCAGTGATGCCTGTGAGCTCTCGCACAAACGGCGTAATCGGCTTTCCTGGGTCCACAAGCGCGTGGTACGTTTCAACAATTTCGGAACCGTCCATCAGGGCGATTCCGATTTCCATTATACGATTATCTTCACCATGTCCGCCGGTCGTTTCGAGATCGACTACCGCAAATTTTAGCAATGCAAATTACCTAACGGGGATATCGATATCGAGCGTCTCCATCCCATTGCGAGCCTGCACACGCGCAAGCATCACGTTCGACTTCGGGTGCCCGTAAACAGGGACGACGAGCAAATTAGAAATGCCGCTCTGTTCACTCGGAACCGCTTCGGTATCGTAAGCTGTTTTCGTAAATATAGGTTTCTTACCGCCATCGTACAACGAGTACGTCAACTTACGTGGGTATCCTTTCTTGATTTGGGATGTCTTCACCTGGAAATAGATGTAACCGCCCTTCGGAACAGCCCTCAAGCTGTCAAGAATTTCTTGTTCGGTGGCGAATTCCGCTTCCATAGCAAGGCGAACGTTCTTACGCACGCGATCCGGAGATTCGTATTCCACCATCACGTTGAACTTGGCATCTTCAGGGATGGCGCTTTCACGCACATCACGGATTCTACTGTTATTCTGGTGATATTCCCAACGGCCATTGTCATGCAAGATAACCGTTGAGCCATTCGAGGCCATTGCGACCACGTCTTCAGCAAACACATTTGCTGCAAACGCAAAGAATAGAGCCACGCAGGCTCTAGAAAGTTTCATTCCACCCATAAGTACTCCGTTTTTATAACACATCCCATATCATGAATTAATATATATAACAAATTCGCGTTTTACGAAAAAAACAAAATATTTATGTTTTTTCATACAAAAAATGTGCGTTAAATAACATTTTTACAACTTATATTTGTTTTGTAACCTAAATTTGCACCATGTCCGGAAAAATTCGATTTGCTCCAAGCCCCACAGGCTACCTCCACGAAGGCCACTTGCTTTCGGCACTTTATGTGTGGGCAGCGGCAAAAAAATGGAACTTAAAGATCCACCTGCGGATTGAAGACCATGACCAGAGCCGTGCGCGTCCCGCCTACATCGCTGGCATCCGAGAAGACCTGGCTTGGCTTGGATTCAAGTACGATTCTGAGAGCATACAAAGTGCACGCGGACAAGTCTACGAAGCGGCCCTCCAAAAGTTAAATGAAAAATCTTTAGTTTACCC
Encoded proteins:
- a CDS encoding glycoside hydrolase family 3 N-terminal domain-containing protein; translated protein: MSMRQKAGQMIMVFLTTTQFVIENEIGGLLIAGKHLRESKETIRKIDEINSSLKIPVFTASDQEGGIVNRLASFSDNWRHTPSALEMRRMDTTQIHKLAKKIGRALKDLKINMNLAPVLDPSKDHRGTNSFMEESRRSWGNDTSNAYKVRAFVNGMHDNGIICVSKHFPGYDSWTNSDLQIAISASPKETIQKNVLFFKTLAQDIPVTMMSSVQFIRISNRPAVFDKNIVKMVRQYAPDMVMLTDDLWGTSLRTWASGKTQIAPRKTYPDKDFKRLITAIIDAGNDIMMISYTSKAKDMINIMMELCDKSSKYKKRIEESAARVLKLKYKAGILKL
- a CDS encoding DNA topoisomerase III, with protein sequence MATTKTTTKATKTTATKTAAKATKTTKAAVEGKTLIIAEKPSVAADLVKVLGAKSFKKETAYYESDTTIVSHAIGHLVGIADPKDIDERYKAWDMKTLPMLPEKFPLVALPTTKAHLSALGKLIKRKDVTTIINACDAGREGELIFYYIVDYILKGNFKGKTFKRLWMQSMTPAAIKDAFEHLRTEEDMVNLRNAALCRSEADWLVGMNGSRGLTAYNSSMGGFQITPCGRVQTPTLAIIVKREEERNRFVPQKFWTIEASFDNSGAGYQGKWFTVDKENNKDRVKQIFDEARAQEILAKCKGKTGSIEETTAPSQQKCGQLYDLTTLQREANNRFGFSAKTTLSIAQSLYEHYKATTYPRTDSRCLPEDYVAPVKTTLGKIEGPLAKFAQEALDKNYVKRTPKVFDNSKISDHFAIIPTGVVPKGLSEAEEKIYTMICQRFIAVFFPPAQYLNTTRITTVENETFITEGKILVDPGFKAIYGKESDEESNIPKLNGNTAKTLEIDAKEDFTKPPAHYTESTLLSMMESAGKLVEDDELRDAMKERGLGTPATRAAIIEKLVSDKYVVRDGKEMIPTAKAFDLIKVLSAMNCEALTSPELTGEWEYKMDLISKGKESREAFMNGIVEMTKTMVKNIKGFKEESTTDEASFSPVNGKKVFETVSRYTTEDGIVIRKIVGGKHLSESEIVELLTKRKIGPLTGFRSKKGAEFSAGLIINDQNKVEFVFEEKPEEIELGEVIGKSPVDGSDVYETLTGYVSESYVKKEPSGLSLPKILLGKEIPLDDIKKLLAGEKTSLIKGFRSNKTRRLFDAYLTLVKGKLKFEFPPREFKPRRFGAKKKSEE
- a CDS encoding 3'-5' exonuclease, with the translated sequence MLKFAVVDLETTGGHGEDNRIMEIGIALMDGSEIVETYHALVDPGKPITPFVRELTGITDEMVCGQPQFGVIAEHVAALLQDRIFVAHNVQFDCKYMTAELKRCCIKFNPARLCTVKLSRRVFPGQPSYSLHKLTESLGLPDFNHHRALDDTLAAAAILQSALEKVGEAGVMKNVVNISVAKKQAFSK